gtttgtgttgctgatagttctacaccattaaagctacaacaggatcacttggaaaccgtcgaacactctgcagaaagtaaaatgcagaaactgattggcaaacctttgcatgggaggcaccagaacgaggtcaaccatgattacgtcgacatatctgcgtcgaactactggttgacttccggaaggttgtttcctgagacagagggcttcatgctcgccatccaggatcaggtgattccaacaagaaattacatgaagtacatcgccaaggatgcctcagtggcggacgatagctgtcgttatggctgtgcgacacatgaaactatccagcacatcaccgggggatgtcagaagttcgcgggcacggagtacaaaaatagacatgatgctgttgccaagattcttcaccaagaattggcactaaaacaccaacttctaacgtcgaaaaaggttccttattacaattaccatccggatgctgtgctggaaaacgaacatcacaagctctactgggatcgcacggttctcacagaccgaaaaataacccacaatagaccagacctcatattgctcaataaggatgaggacagagcactattcatagacgtggcaattccaaataataccaatcttctagataggcacactgaaaaaatttcaaaatacagagatctcgaggaacaaaccagaagacagtggaagctgaaagatatcaagaccatccctattgtcatttcatctacaggcctgataccgaagaaactactagagaacttgaggaaacttcagttggacgaaaatatctatagagtcatgcagaaggcggtactgctcggaacggcgagaactgtacgcaagtacatggggaatgcagaggaacaccgtctgcgcggacaggaagtgcgggtggagcaggaatccaacctacagcagggaggcgaggagcgacccggacccgaccaccaccacgagcccgaaaacctggaaagggttccaacagagcttaatccttttgatatctaagatatctgggataagtgaattttcctctggagaggagtgtgaaagccgcaaggctaaagtcataaagtTTATTGATCCATTCAGACTTCAAAgagtataggacaagtcagtaTACATAATTGATCATGAAGAAAAAGGAAACTAGTTCATATCGGATGTCACTCCTCCACATGAATTTAATGTACTATCATTCAAGTATTCTGATACAGAATAATAACTTCTGCTTAGCAGTAGATCTTTcatgtttttcttgaaattctttaaATTCTGTACTTTCAGAGTAGTTGGcaaatgattgaaaaatctTACACTTTGATAGGATGGTGAACGTTCAAATCTAGATGTTCTATGATTTGGTATCATTAAAGTATGATAATTTCTTGTGGAGTAGTGATGGTTGCTAGACAGTCTTGCAATATCACTCTCATTTTCCTTTACATAAAGTAAACACCTATATATATAGATACAAGCTAGTGTCATGATACCATTCGCAATGAAAAAAGGTTTACAAGAACATTGTGGATGTAAATTGAACATTAGCCTGATTATTCTCTTCTGGCAAACAAAAACTCTATTTAGTTCAGATGAACTACCCCACACTAATATATTATAAGACATATGAGGATAGCATATACTGTAGTAAACATCTATGAGAGATTTCAAAGGAAACaatctttttattttagatattgCAAAATAAGacctattcaattttttacacaCATAGTCAATATGTTGGTTCCAGCGCAAACCTTCATCTATGTATATTCCTAGAAATTTTGTGAATTCCTTAGGCATTATAGAAACATTATGATGGGATATTATCAAGTGatcattatttattttgttcaatGAGAAATATACTAAATCAGTCTTGTCCACATTCACCATCAACGCATTCAATCGACACCAGTCAGTAAACATCCGAATAATCGACAGAACCAACAACCTGAGTTCCTCAGAGCTCCGTGCTGTGAGAAGTAATGAGGTATCGTCTGCAAATAGTATAATCAATGCTCCAACGATATGATCCGGCAAATCGTTTATAAACAGCAGAAAGAGTAAGGGTCCCAGCACCGAGCCCTGTGGAACTCCCATATCAACACCAAACTCATCAGAATATGTGTTTTCTACCTTCACCGAGAAAATGCGACCGCTCAAATAACTCTCCAACCAATCTAAAAATATGCCTCTGAAGCCAATATTATAAAACTTACGCAACAAGAAACGAAAATCTAAAGAGTCAAATGCTCGCGAGAGATCAAAGAATATCCCAGCAGCACGAAGACCGTCATCCAAACTCTTGTAGACGCCCTCAACAAACTGAAATGCCGCAGTTTGTGTTGACCGACGAGGCCTAAATCCATGTTGAGATTCCGTTATGATGTTGAAtctattcaaaaattcatacatTCTATTGAAAACTATCCGTTCAAAAATCTTAGAAAAATTACTCAAAATCGATATGGGTCTATAATTAGCGATGTTATAAGGATCATTTTTCTTGAATACCGGTATAATGATAgactttttcaaaatatctggaAATTTACCGGAAGAAACAGATATATTCATTAAATGAGCAAAATGACCAGCAATGGAATCGGCAATGGATTTGAGAACTCTCACTGAAATGGAATCAACTCCAGTACATTTCTTGTTCTTAAGTGCTTTGATAAcattaataatttcattttctgtgACTGGATGGAAAAAGAAATTTACATTCAGTATTTTTGAAGTTGTGCATGATTGTGATAGCGTTTTCCCATAAAACTCCATGAGTCTGGTGTAGGTTACCGTAGAAAAATGGCTGCCAAACGCCGCAGCTACTTGACCTGAATCCGTACAAAGATCTCCATTCAACTTCAAAGATATTCTCTTATGAGCATTGGGTGATTTTCCAATTTCAACATTAACCAGTTCCCAGACAGTCTTATTTTTCTGATGTGAGTTCTCAACTAGATTACTATAGTACCGCCGTTTAGTATTGTCAAGTAGTTGATTGTAATAAACTTTGGCAGACTTGTAGATTAGTAATGACTGCTGTGTCTTCAACCTAGAATGCATCCAATGAAGATTTTTCTTGATATTTTCTTGTATGCTGAAGCGTTTAATCTCTGGTGTTATCCAATTCTTTgagatattattattactagTAGTGCGCCTCAATGGACaacattcttcaaaaattgactTGAGAGTGCCAATAAAATAGTCAAATATAACATTAATGTCAAAATCTGAGTATACTTCTGAAAATCTGGTATCTTCAATACgaatattaaaattatcaaGATTATATGAGGTAATACCCTTATAATGCTGTGGCTTGTCATTAACTACCGTTTTAAAGGAAATAGCAGTACAATATTCAAGCGATAAAACTTTATGATCAGCAAGATTTGCCTCATATACTGTGGTTTTACAAGAATTTTTTTGTGCATTAGTCAAAATATAGTCCACAGTTGAACTAGTTGTTTTCCCTTTACTGTCAGTGAATACCCTAGTTGGTTCGAGCGATGTGATGTGCAAATCAAAACAATCAAGAAAGTCCTGGAAAAGGCATTTTGACCGAGAATTCATTTTAACAAAATTAATGTTCAGGTCTCCACATATGAacaaaattttgcatttttccagACATTGTTGTACAACATAGAAAATCCTTTCTAAAAATAACTTGAGATCGCCTGATGGCGGCCTGTAGATACTTAGAATTCCTATTTTGAGGTCTCCAGCGTTAACCTTCACTCCACACACCTCACAATCCATTTCCAAGGATAATCGGGAGAAATTAAGATCAGAGGCTTGTAATTCACTTTTCACATAAACAACACAGCCTCCGTCCTTGTGTAACACAcgacaaaaacacgaaacctgtACGTATCCTGGAATAACCATTAGGCTGATGTTATCCTCAGAACACCAATGCTCCACAACACTGACAATATCGGGACTCTCTGTCGCTAGAAGCACCTGAAGACTGCTGAGTTTATTTGAGATACACTGAATGTTTATTTGTAGTATCTTCAATTTAACTGTTGATCTTGTTTCATCGGTCTCCGATGAAAAAAAACACGGACATTTGCACGATTGGGCCAATTAGTTGGAACAAGGGCTTTATCGTATTCACTATCTAGAATAGTAACTTTGAAAGAGGAATAGCTTTCTGGAAATCGTGATTTCAGTGGTTCACATTTTacttgatttgaaaaatttctgtTCAGAAATTTAAGTAGATTATCTGCCGTGGTGTCCGGTTTGAGGTTTGATACGTGTAGAAATTTCATCTTCTCTATACCTTCCACCGTTGAATCACCTGAGCAACTTCCAACAACCAAAGTACTTTTTGACTTTCGCTTTGGTTTTTTGTAATTGACGTCTGTCCATTCATTTTTCGATGGTGTAGATTTTTCAATATCGACAGGTAATGCGATATTAGAGTGGATGATTGCATTTCTTGCATTCACTTCTTGTGCATTCTCTATCGCTTCATTCaaccacagaacagacccattgacttactttatgcatTCAACTGACGTACAGTAAACAGATGAtcatcattatttttattttgatttctaGTTACGGTTAACCCACATGGCTCATCAGTTACGGAACGCCTTATGGATGTACCTCCACCAGTTGATTTCATATTCCGATCTTGTGATCTGACAACAGGTTTAGTACTGCTGTGCTGTATTTTACTCACATGTTTATACTGTTTGTTTTCATCGTTGGAATTGTCTACATTTTTATCATCATGTACCTGGATGACATTTTTTTTCGAGGAAGAatgattattcattagaaatttaTTGTGATTCTGTAATGCTTCAATCGCTATGGCTTGATTTGCGATTATTAATTCTTTCTGAATTTGAAGTTCTCTCAAATATTTTATCTCCATATGCAGAATATCCAGTGAATTCCTGGTACTGTCATCTGAACAACCATGTATTTTCGTATCACCATCATTATTTAAAACttccttattatttttttcgattaaCTTTTTAGTGAAGTTAATTAGCACTTGATTTGTAACATTATCTGGCAGTGTAGCACTCACTAACACTCCAGTACTCGCGCGCCCGATAGGAACATAAACGGTCGCGTGGGGTATTAACCCTTAGTCACTACGGACGGGTCATTTTGACCCACACGACATAAGACGAGCCGAAATTCTTCGTTTCGCGTGTGAGTAGTGGGGTGATTCTTCTAGTATTCTCCTAGCCCAACATAATCTTTGTTCTGACGAGTAAGTCGAGCTGTGTGCGTTCCCGTGTTTGCTGATATCGCTgtatttgggtcaaattgaccCGTGCGTAGTTTGAACGGTAGTGTTATATGAAATATGAGGTACGTTTTCTATtcaattgaatgaatgaatcattcaaaatttatatcaatATCAATTTATTGATTTTGGTTTTTGTGTTACAGTATTTATAGGCCACTCACTGAAGctgaaatcttacaaattgTTGAAGATGAACAGTTCTGGGAGGATCATAATTCCACAGAAAATACAGAGGGagaggaaaatattttcgaagtgcAAGACAGAGTAGCTGCTACTGAAGCTATTCTAGATGAAGGAGATAGGAGTGAACCTGGGGAGAGTGATCATGAAGAAATAAGCGAACATGACAGTGATAGCGAACTTGAATGGAATGATAATGAACAAGAATCTGAAGATGTAGAGAGAAAGACTAAAGAAGTTGACGAATCTAATCGTCAAGCTTTTTATGGCAAAGACAAAACGAAATGGTCGAAAAATGCACCAACAAGAGGtaaaacccaaaaaaaaaatatttgtacaataCTGCCTGGCTTGAAGGGAGACGCAAAAAAGAATCCACCCTCAACAGTTTTGCAGGCCTGGAAACTAATTTTTTCGGACGCAATGCTCAAGAAAATCACAAAACATACAAACTCCAAAATACAGAATATGcaactgaaatataaaatgttCAAAAGAAGGAGAAATTGCCGATCGCAGTTCTCTGCTTCCTTCATTCATAATACAGACCAAGAAGAAATAGAGGCTTTCATTGGTCTGCTCTATTTAACAGGCATTTTTAAATCAGGGCATGAGGATCTCAGATCTCTATGGGCCAATGATGGAACGGGCAGAGATATATTCAGGTGCACTATGTCACTTGCAAGGTTTTCTTTCTTGCTTTCCTGTATTCGATTCGATGATGATAGTACAAGGAAGAAAAGACTGAAAGAAAACAAGTTGGCCGCAATATCTGATTTATTTAATCAATTCGTCCAAAATtcaaagagttgttactctcCTTTTCTACATTTGACGATAGATGAAATGCTAGTTCCATTCAGAGGTCGCTGTGGATTCCGAATGTTCATGCCAAGTAAGCCTGCTAAATATGGGATCAAGATACAGGTTTTAGCAGATGCAAAAACCCATTACATGGTGAACTCGGAAATATATTGTGGAAAACAGACACCAAGTAAGGCTTGTTTGGAAAAAGGAGAGAAACTATGTCTTCCAACACAAGTGGTTATGAGGTTGATCGAACCTGTGAAAGGGTCCAATAGAAATATAACAACCGATAATTGGTACACCTCATTAGAACTTGCAAATGCCCTGAAAAAAGAGAAGTTGACGTTAGTAGGTACTTTGAGGAAAAATAAAGCTTTCATTCCACCGGAATTTCTACCGTCCAGAGGAAAGGAAATTGGGAGCTCCCTATTTGGGTTCACTTCTGATTTGACGATTGTTGCTCATGTTCCGAAGAAAAACAAATCTGTGATTTTATTATCCTCTATGCACTCAGATGATAAAGTTGATGAAAAAAGCAAGAAGCcggatattatattattttacaACAGTACGAAGGCTGGCGTAGACGCATTAGATCAAAAATGCGCAAACTACAGTACATCAAGAAGAACTCGCAGATGGCCAATGGCAATATTTCACATGATTTTGAATGTTTCTGGAGTGAATGCCAGAGTTCTTTATCAGCTTTCACCCACCGGAAAGGAACTAACGAGAATAGACTTCCTGAAAACATTAGCCAAGGAGTTGTGTAGACCACATGTAGTAACCAGGATATCTAACCCTAAGATATCACTCAAACTTCGAAATTTAGCAGCGGACATATTTGATTTCGAGTTTTCCCATCCAGTAGAGCCTCAGCCTCGGGCAGGAACTTCGAAAAGAAAGAGATGTGCCATTTGTCCATCGAAAAAAGATCGAAAAACAAACACCTTCTGTTCGATGTGTAAAAAACCGATTTGCAAAGAATGTGCCATAAATGTTTGCCCCTTATGCAAAAATACCAAATAAAATACTTGAGTTAAAAATTAAtgtttgaaaattattattctaaaataaaatgtaaaaatatcgttttttttcttttgttaaTATCTATCTAGAAATCGGGTCAAATTGACCCACCGTAGTACTTATGTTACAAAATTTTTGTGTAGTAATTAAGGGTTAAAATACCccaaattgaaaaatgatattttacaAATTACGTTGCAAAATATGTATGCCTAAAATTAAAAGTCGTTTCGTTAACGAATACCATTTATTATTTATGAGGGTAAAGAGGTGTACGGAGGTGAAAAAACTGTATATTCCTAAAGTAAAGCAAAATCGACAAATTTCATGATAAAATTCTCGTGGTTTCTCCGATTTGGCaaaaacttacaaaaaactgaaaaatttataaGCATTTGTATTTTAATTTTCTCCACATGACTGACATATTAGTTTCTGATGATTCTTGCAAATCCATTGCCGGCATTTGTAACAAATCATCGGGGTTTTCTTGTCCGCTTTTCTGGGACAGAGATGACATCTGCCTCGTCCTAACTTTCGAGGTGGTTCTTCTACAGAGCTCGTTGTTATTCAGAAGTTGGCGGAGTTTGGTTTTGATGTTCGGAGGAATGTTTTGTATGtacagacgtctctttttttgTGGAAGAGTTAGTTCCATTGCAAGTGTCTTCAAAAATGTTCGCCTTGGAATTGGAATATAATTATTGTTGGCTTCAAGAAGTCTCAACATATTGATTCCACCTATATTTAGAACATCGAAAAAGATTGTCAGGGGCCATCGCCGGCAGTTTCTAGATACATCATAAGCAGTACACATTTTATCGACTATATCTACCGCATATTTTGTACGGTTATAATCCATGATAATATCGGGTTTGTTTGTCTCGTTATCCACAATGCTATCATGGTGCATTGCTGATACCATTAGaacgtttttatttttttttggtacaaaAGAAACGAGAGTGCAATTATTCTGAAAAGCAAAAATACTACTCCCTAGTGGTCTGCCCTTTACATTGACTAATTCGGATCTCCCGTTTACCCCCCCCCCCGTTTACATTGGAATCTCCCGTTTATTAGAATTTATGCTTCCTATCACAGTTAGTTTATCCTTTAGAAGATCCAGAACAAGAGGTACACTTGTAAACCATCTATCCATTGTAATATTTCTATTTGTGTTTCGAACTGGTTCAGTCATTCTTTTCACAACATCATAAGCTGAGTTGCTCTGAAGATAAGGCCCATCTGGTTGTACTCCTGGATATATCTCTAAATTTAAAGTGAACATTGTTTTAGTATCAACTAAGGCAAATAACTTTAGGCCATACTTGGCCGGTTTAGCTGGCATATACATTCTAAATGAGCATCGCCCTCTGAATGCAATAAGTTGTTCATCGATAGTCAAATAGGGGCTTGGAACAAAAACATATTTGCAATGATCTACAAACCTCtcaaaaatatttcttattgGAGCAAGTTTATCAAATTGTCGTCGTTCGTGTCGATCATGAATATTATCGAATCTTATGCATCGGCATAAAAATCTGAATCGGTTGTAGCTCATCGTCAAGTATATCTGTTCACACCCGGTACCATCTGTAGACCAGagatctaaaatattttccctCCCGGATTTTTGAACACCTGCTATATAGAGAATTCCAATAAGAGCCTTTATCTCACAAGAATCTGTCGATCGGGCATCCCTGTCACgctcaaatttattttttacatcTTCTATTTTGATGTTAGTACATGCAACGATTAGGTTTATCATCTCATCGtctataaaaattgaaaaacattcaAGATGTGTTTTCGCTGTTTTTGCAAATCCTTGTGGTCCTGGAATCCTAAGTACCAAATTGTGCCTTTTCGTTCGAGTACTTGGTGGCGGCATCTTACTCCATACGGTTTTCTTATCTTTTCCCAGAAAAGTTGGaccttctataatttcttcgGTCGAAGGATCGTCTTCTTGCTCCGTGTCCGAACCATGATCACTCTCTTGGAGTTGATCTATCTCACTATCATTATCTTCTTCTGCATAAATTTCATTTACTTCGGCATTTTCATTCGCAGACTCTCCATTCATTATTTCCTCATACCATTTCAACCACTGTTCTGGATTTTTACTCTCCATATCTGAATAACGAAAATACCTCCTCGTATACAGATGTTGATAAAAAACTtggtgaaaaatggaaaaataataataattataacaataATAAATACTAATGTCATCATTTTTACTACCCATtattaaaataatgaaaataaacatttatGTACCTAGCGTTTGAGTGTCGACCGGAGAAATTATATCACACAAACGGTCGCGCGGGGTATTCTGATACCCCAGCCTAATTTCGGACAATGTGAAGAATACAACGAATACGGTATCAAATAACCGCAGGCACAGATGACTTCGTAAGATTGTTTACGAGGAATACCTATGTGGATATTCGTCGCAGGTTATCCCCTCCTAAAATACAAACCGATAAGTGAAGCCTGGGGTATTGCAATACCCCGCGCGAGTACTGGAGTGCTAACAGATCAATTAACTCGTTTTTACGCAATTTATTTAGCTCGCTCACGACGACGTCCGTACTCTCAGACATCTTGACAACGTATATATAATTTAGAACCCATGAATGTTGACACTAAATGTGGCTCATTAATGGACTCCTTTTCGTTTTTTGAGTTGGTCCAGTTCAATGAATTTTGGATTTAATACTCAGTAACAGTTTTAGAGTTGATAATCTGATGAGATGTTCTGATCCCATTGTTCCTGAGGACAGAAATCATCCATCTGTGGAATTTCTTTTTGATGTAGGACTGATCAAGCCATTATGTCTAAGTGACTCATTTTATAGTTTCAGGGGGGCTAATTTTGCTCTCATCAATGAATCTTTACATAATATACCATGGGACGAATTGCTTGTGAATGATAATGTCAATGATGATTTGGTTGTTTTTTACCAAATTTCAAATCAGTTAATTGAAAGACATGTCCCCTAGAGTAAAAAAAGTTAAGGCGTATCCATCCTTTTTTGGCAATGTTGGAAGACCAGGACCAGGCTATCCATCCTATTTTTCTAAGGAAACTATTAAAATCATTAAACGTAAAAACAAGTTCCATAAAAAATGGAGAATTTATAAAAATTATGGTGATGATATAACATTTCAAGCTTTACGGTCTGAAACCAAGTGTCTTATCAGATGtgattatgaaaaatatttaaccTCAGTTCAATCTGAGGTCAAAATTTGTCCAAAAAAGCTTTTTGACTTTGTCTCTGTTGGTTCTAAAGATTCGGGGTTTTCCAGCAAGATGTCATTCAAACAACGCATCGGCGAGTCAGGCAAAGATATTTGTAATTTATTTGCCGATTATTTTGAGTGTGTTCTCACTAAGCCTGATCCAACCATAAATTATGATACAAAGAAATGCTCTCCTGATCAATACTTTTTAGGCTCCTTCCAAATAACTTCTGATCATGTCAGGGAGATAATACTTGGATTGGAAGAAAAGAAAGGAGCTGGTCCAGACTCGATACCACCAATTTTTCTAAAAGAGTGTAGTATCCCTCTTGCATTGATATTCAATAAATCTCTCCATAGTGGAATATTTCCTGACTCTTGGAAGGTTGCCAGCATAACTCCTGTTTTTAAGTCCGGTAGTAAgaattcagtagaaaattattGTCCTATCAGTAAACTTTGTTTATTCGAGAAAGTCTTTGAATCATTAATATACAACCGTTTGCTCCATCATATGCAATCTCGAATAATACCTGAGCAGCATGGTTTCGTTAAAGGAAGATCAACTAATCTCAGCTGCTTCATTGGATTTGTACAAAAAAGTCTTGATAAGGGAATTCAAGTCGGATTTTAGCAAAGCCTTCGACCGAATTAATATTAAAGCCCTTTTGAATGAGCTCAATTATGTCGGTGTTGAGGGCACATTGTTGAGATGGTTCGAGTCCTACCTCACAGATAGATCTCATCACGTCAAGATAGGGAGATTTATTTCAAGATCATTTTTCCCTACATCAGGGGTACCCCAAGGTTCCCATTTGGGTCCACttctatttattatttatataaacaGTATCAACAGATGTTTTAAAGTTTGTAAGTTTCTGTTGTTCGCGGACGATTTAAAACTTTTCGTTCTAATTCGAACAATCCAGAACTGCTTGGATCTTCAGAATGATCTAGACAGccttttatttttttgtaaagCCTTTAGTTTACATTTGAACATAGAAAAGTGCTGCGTAGTTTCTTTCACACGGAATAGGTCAGTAATAAACTATGATTACTCAATTTCTGGAACTACCCTGCGGCGCACTGATACTGTCAGGGATTTGGGTATTGTGCTTGATTCAAAGCTCATCCTCGATGAACATATAAATGGTTTGGTGTGCGCGAGTAATAGAGTTCTTGGGTTGATTATGAGGCAATGCCGTCAATTCAAGAGTCGTGAGGCAATTTTAGCGCTGTACTAGCAGCAAGTTCAACTTTGCTTCTTCGGTTTGGTGTCCTCATTATAATGTATATATCGAAAGGTTGGAAAGGGTGCAAGCTAAGTTTCTTAGGTTTCTAAGTTATAAGACGGGATTTCACCTGATACCTGGAAATCCGGATAACTACTTTGTTCGTTTGAGACATTTTCGAAGTAATAGCTCAAAGGACAGAAGAATAATGAATGATTTAATTTTCATCTATAAAATACTATCGAATAAAATTG
This genomic stretch from Coccinella septempunctata chromosome 7, icCocSept1.1, whole genome shotgun sequence harbors:
- the LOC123317732 gene encoding piggyBac transposable element-derived protein 4-like; its protein translation is MESKNPEQWLKWYEEIMNGESANENAEVNEIYAEEDNDSEIDQLQESDHGSDTEQEDDPSTEEIIEGPTFLGKDKKTVWSKMPPPSTRTKRHNLVLRIPGPQGFAKTAKTHLECFSIFIDDEMINLIVACTNIKIEDVKNKFERDRDARSTDSCEIKALIGILYIAGVQKSGRENILDLWSTDGTGCEQIYLTMSYNRFRFLCRCIRFDNIHDRHERRQFDKLAPIRNIFERFVDHCKYVFVPSPYLTIDEQLIAFRGRCSFRMYMPAKPAKYGLKLFALVDTKTMFTLNLEIYPGVQPDGPYLQSNSAYDVVKRMTEPVRNTNRNITMDRWFTSVPLVLDLLKDKLTVIGSINSNKREIPM
- the LOC123317229 gene encoding uncharacterized protein LOC123317229, with the protein product MEIKYLRELQIQKELIIANQAIAIEALQNHNKFLMNNHSSSKKNVIQVHDDKNVDNSNDENKQYKHVSKIQHSSTKPVVRSQDRNMKSTGGGTSIRRSVTDEPCGLTVTRNQNKNNDDHLFTVRQLNEAIENAQEVNARNAIIHSNIALPVDIEKSTPSKNEWTDVNYKKPKRKSKSTLVVGSCSGDSTVEGIEKMKFLHVSNLKPDTTADNLLKFLNRNFSNQVKCEPLKSRFPESYSSFKVTILDSEYDKALVPTNWPNRANVRVFFHRRPMKQDQQLN